The Peromyscus leucopus breed LL Stock chromosome 4, UCI_PerLeu_2.1, whole genome shotgun sequence genome segment AAAGGCCAGGCAGCAGACCAGAATCACTCTAGACCATTTCTCCTCTGCTCTACTGCAGCTCAGCTCAACTCAAACCAACCATGACCAACCTGCAGAGACCCTCACTGCCCCTGTTGGCTGCTTTAGCCCTAATACTGGTCCTGGCTGTGAGCCCTGGAGCCAGTACTAATGCTGAAGCCAAGCAGACAGCAGTGGGTAGAGTGGAGCCGGATGACCTGACAGATAAGGAGGTTCAGAAAGTGGTGAACTTTGCTGTCAAAACCTACAATGATATGGACAATGACGTGTACTTTAGCAGGCCGATACAAGTGATGAGCGCCAGTCAGCAGGTAGGTACCTGGCCCAAGGGATAGTGGGATGAgtttgttctttatataatttgctGGTGTTTCCCCATCATTCCTTTATTACCCTATGTTACTTCAACCTCTGTGTCTCTCCAAGGGACAATAATCTTCATTGCATGTGGTACAAATCATTCATAATATGCATAATATGAATATATCCCTGCTTGCTACTCAAACCATATTCTAAGCAAATATCTGCAGCCCCATAACCCTCCATGAGTATGTTTAGAATTATCCCCTCTAGATTAGCTAGAATCCAGCTGGAGATTTGTGGATAATTATCTAGTACCTCTTTCCTGTTTCCCAGTTCCAGCTGGCCAGAAGTACAGAGGCTGTCAGAGTCAGAGTCAGAATCTGCCATAATTAACTATCTACCACCAATTCTTTGTGGTCAGTGCAAAATATTATCTAAATGACTACAAGAAAAGACAAATCGACCCCCACAGATATCTCTCACTGAATGATCTTTAAAGAATCTTTcccttaacatttttaaaagaaagtttaaaattttaaaattatttatatgtaaatatgtgtatactgtgtgtgtctgtgtctgtgtctgtgtgtctgtgtgtctgagggagggggagagcacacctgtgagggccagaaaagagcaagagttacaagtagttgcaagtagttgtgagctgtcttattggtgctgagaaccaaacttaagtcctccagaagagcagtatgtactcctgaactctctctccagccctggtctcttttttattcattcttgcaCAAttttgacacacacatacacacacagagagagacagatagacagacacacacacacacacacacaccacacacacacacacacacgttactaTAGGGATAAATCTTCAGAATATCATGCAGCTCCTTCACCCCAGTGTTACATTCAGCCATACTTGGTCCAATCGTCACAGTCTTTCAAGGGTGTGCGTCTTGGAGTGTATGATTATGTGCATTTAGTTTTCAAATGCGTTGAAAGTAAATACTTCCTTCAGTGAACAATTCTTGCAAGTAAGGGTATCCTGCACAAGTGTAAGATTCCATTTACAAAATCAGGAATCAACAGACACGTTCAGTTACCTCACTTAGAGACTCAATCAGTTTGCTGATGTGCAGTGGTTGACATCCCCTGCTTAGGCTGATACCTTTATCCAACTCCCTAAGTATCCTTCCCTCTAACAGCCTCTACTCAGCTTCTCTGACCTTGAAACTATGGACGGATTCATTTTGCTGTGGCAAACAGTCATGTTCTGCTCAATGAGATCTTGCTCAGCCATATGTTCTGCATACAATGAGAAGGCCCAGGAGCACTCTAGCCATTTTTGCTTGGATGCATGCTTCATGTTTCTCTACAGTGTAATCCTATTAGGACACATTTCTCAGAAGGAGTCCCTATCTATAAGGAACACATGACTCTGTCAAGTGGTGCTCAGTCTGGTTGCTCTAATGTTTCCTCAAAGTTAATATCAGTCACCAAACAGGTACCCTTCTAAGTCTACTAGGCAAGTACTTTCAAACTGTCCTAAGAAGGCTTGCTTCTGTCTACATGGTGGCCCTGAGTATCATGAGGAGGAACATTGAGGCTGTTGCCATTATCTTAAGATGGGACTATCCTGGCCAGTACTTCAAACATCATCTCCCTCTACATAGAGAGGAACTTCCTGGATTCTTCCTCTGCATCATGGAATCATTCCTACATCAAATAGACAGTTACCAAGATCATAAGGGATCAGAGCCAGCATTAAAACCTACTTCCAAGGTCAGCTTAAAAGAAAGGATGGGGATTCCATGGGATAGATTGTGTGCAATTTCAGTCAGCCCATAGCAACACAGCTGCAACATGGtccatacacatatgtgtaaatCTCATTTCTGTTCCCTTTTGAACATTCAGATAACTCAAGATCAGTACTACTTCTCCTGCTCCAGCAATCAGCTGCTATCATAGACTTGGACATATTATGTCCTTCCCACGTGTCATGGTGCTTTTAGGATCATGCCATTGGTGGTGCCATTGGAGGAAAATGTAGGAATTATAGACCATAGAGTTGGTGGATCTAGTTTTACGTGAGGGGAATCCAGGAACAGAAGCATCGAGAACCTTGTTCCTGGTTCTTCAAGACAAGAACTAGAGCCCTGTTTCCAGGTATCTCACATCGTGATTCTTTACCTTCCTGACAAGTTTCATCTTGATACCTGGTGTAGGGAATGGGTTAAACTCATCTCTGATTACAGCCAAATGGAAGATGCTGTACACACTTGATAAATATCGTCATAGACGATCACACTAAAAGATGAGGCAGTTAGAGCCACCTCCCTTTTACCTTAATCATTTTCGTGTGTAAACATCTCATATTTCCCTACCCTGTAAAGAAAAGAGTCTTGAAAACTACTGGTAAATGGAGAGAATAGGCTTTCTATGGGTTGTGTGCTGTGTTGAGGATACTATTGAAGGTGAGTCACCATCCTGAGGCCTTCCTAGAGTTTACCACTGTCATTGACTCCAGAGTCACAGTCAGCAGGGTTGAGCTAGTCTTGTGTGCAACCCAGAGCTTTTGTTTGTATTCAGAGCAACCCTGGGAAGTGTTCATCATCCATGGCTATCTCCCTAGAACTCTGTCTTCACTCCCTGAATCCACTGAAACAACTGTCATTCCTTGCCTTCTGCTTTCCATATTCTGATTCTGCTCTTCCTCAGAAGCACAAGGTACCCTCTTAGAGTTGCTCAGAGGAAATGAGTTGTGATATAAGCCTGTGCTCCCCTATTGAAAGGTAGCTAGTGTGTTCTCTGGGTTCCAGCAGCTCATGGATGGAACTATGAACACATTAACTCTGTAATGTAAACTGACTGCATGCGTATGAACTTGACTGGTGAGATATATGTAATCCTGATATTTTCACTATAGGTAGTGGCTGGGAAAAACTTCTATGTGAAAATAAAGTTTGGCCGAACTACATGTACCAAAACCCAGTCTGATTTGGCTGACTGTCCCTTCAATGAACAGCCAGATCAGCAGAAGGTATGTACGTGGATCAAAACCTGCAAGATGGGGAACTACCTTGCAGGGAGGGGTGTGTGCAAACCTGTAGGTTTATGAGTGCACATGCATCTGGGATGGTTTGTGTGCagttatataattatatgagaaaaggggtgtgtgtgtgtaagtatgcatGTGTTATAGGGTATGATGATTTATGGAATAGGTACATATGAATTATGTGATATCAGTTTATGCTGATACAAATCCTTGCTGATGTCAGGTGGTACAGGAGTGAGTATATTTGGCCATACTGTTAATTCCAATTGCTCAGTGAATTTCCCCTGGGAATCAGAGTACTAGCTTTAGGAGTTAGTACTAACTTTAGGAATGTTGCCTGCTGAAATGATATAGTCAGCTTCAGGAGTAGTTCCAAGAGAGAAGGAAATTTTCTGAAGGGACGATGGCCCTCTAGGTGAAATGCTCCAAAGCTTCCCCCTATGCTCCTCATCTCTCCAGGGATGAAGCTGGTTTTGAAGTACTACAGTTCTGGGGATGGCTGCATTCTTCTTGTGACCCCTCCTATACCCTGCCATTTTCAGAAGTTTTCACACCCCTGGTTCTTCAATCCATGACCCTCTAAGTGCTGGTCTAGGTTCTGGAGGTGAAGGAACTCAGAGACACTGAGTCTTATTCTCTGGATTGACTCT includes the following:
- the LOC114709534 gene encoding cystatin 10-like yields the protein MTNLQRPSLPLLAALALILVLAVSPGASTNAEAKQTAVGRVEPDDLTDKEVQKVVNFAVKTYNDMDNDVYFSRPIQVMSASQQVVAGKNFYVKIKFGRTTCTKTQSDLADCPFNEQPDQQKRITCNFEINTVAKQNKMSVTHFNCYHA